The proteins below are encoded in one region of Microbacterium pygmaeum:
- a CDS encoding glycoside hydrolase family 2 TIM barrel-domain containing protein, with the protein MSERYWESTQPGAGRRAARSDTRSDARVQSLGGMWKFRLSPTADGTGADFVGDGFDDGSWDDMPVPSHWVLEAFTPLSGGPARSMRGTAEGPLYTNTAYPIPLDPPRVPTENPTGDYRLVFDVPAGWGDAVLRFQGVDSCAKVWLNGQELGWSSGSRLPFEFDAPVVPGRNVLAVRVHRWSSGTYLEDQDMWWLPGIFRDVELLERPAGAIDDNFVHADYDHLTGTGTLRVDASIDAVVEIAELGIRIPAGETASVPVEPWSADVPRLYRGTLASAGEVVELAVGFRRIEIVDGVFTVNGRPVTMHGMNRHEHHPDTGRTLDRETMVRDIVMMKRANIDAVRTSHYPPHPEFLRLCDEYGLWVVLECDLETHGFIYAGWEGNPPADPRWRAALLDRLHRTVERDKNHPSIVIWSLANESWVGDGITEMRAWLEERDPSRPVLYERDPRYRDSDFYSVMYPSLELLEQIGRREEPRGGRLGMHGLVFDDDDEDETESAGADAVIDADDARRRSLPFLLVEYAHAMGNGPGSLQDYQRIIDAHERLCGGFIWEWIDHGFSAVTDDGVPYILHGDDVESEPKGGRFSLHGVVFSDRTPTPALTEIAKAYAPLRIEIADAIEIVNGRHSADTSDLVFRWTIEVDGLPADEGMLELAPLAAGHRTSLDLPAAASAPGSGPAVLTVEAVLAAGTLWAPAGHVVAWGQALLAEPEPRPGRPPVPEPDSVETRASARDAGARDQSRRDGRLSSLGGAIVVGDAAFDAATGRLHRLGGLELDGPWIDVHRAPTENDHGQGSLNDLASVWRGTGMDRMLHRTDSVEHGDGWLRSSGRTAPTTHPHGVTWSMLWRADGAGVVLDVEVDFTGPWADTPYLHRDIWVPRVGLLLSLPGGFDRVEWFGRGPGETYVDSYEGSRIGRFARTIDELQTPYPVPQENGNHVQTRWLSLSGEGMPGLRVDGRPQFDFTARRWTSLDLQRAAKPHELRDSGRVWLNLDSAQQGVGSASVGPALPERYRLPREHTAWSLRMQVDPR; encoded by the coding sequence GTGAGCGAGCGCTACTGGGAGAGCACGCAACCGGGCGCCGGGCGGCGCGCTGCGCGCTCCGACACCCGAAGCGACGCCCGTGTGCAGAGCCTCGGCGGCATGTGGAAGTTCCGACTGTCGCCGACGGCGGACGGCACTGGGGCCGACTTCGTCGGCGACGGGTTCGATGACGGGTCGTGGGACGACATGCCGGTCCCGTCCCACTGGGTGCTCGAAGCGTTCACGCCGCTGAGCGGCGGACCCGCGCGATCGATGCGCGGCACGGCGGAAGGGCCGCTGTACACGAACACGGCGTATCCGATCCCGCTGGATCCACCGCGCGTGCCGACCGAGAACCCCACCGGCGACTACCGGCTGGTCTTCGACGTGCCGGCCGGGTGGGGCGACGCGGTCCTGCGCTTCCAGGGCGTCGATTCGTGCGCCAAGGTCTGGCTGAACGGACAGGAGCTGGGCTGGTCGAGCGGCAGCAGGCTGCCGTTCGAGTTCGATGCGCCGGTCGTTCCCGGGCGCAACGTGCTGGCGGTCCGGGTCCACCGGTGGTCGAGTGGGACCTACCTCGAAGACCAGGACATGTGGTGGCTCCCCGGTATCTTCCGAGATGTCGAGCTGCTGGAGCGGCCGGCCGGAGCGATCGACGACAACTTCGTGCACGCCGACTACGACCACCTCACCGGGACCGGGACACTGCGGGTGGACGCCTCGATCGATGCGGTCGTCGAGATCGCCGAGCTCGGCATCCGCATCCCTGCCGGCGAGACGGCGTCGGTACCCGTGGAGCCGTGGAGCGCCGACGTCCCGCGCCTGTACCGCGGCACGCTGGCCTCGGCCGGCGAGGTGGTCGAGCTCGCCGTGGGCTTCCGGCGCATCGAGATCGTCGACGGCGTGTTCACGGTGAACGGGCGGCCGGTGACCATGCACGGCATGAACCGGCACGAGCACCATCCCGACACGGGCCGCACGCTGGATCGCGAGACGATGGTGCGCGACATCGTGATGATGAAGCGGGCGAACATCGACGCCGTGCGGACGAGCCACTATCCGCCGCATCCGGAGTTCCTGCGGCTGTGCGACGAGTACGGCCTGTGGGTGGTGCTGGAATGCGACCTCGAGACGCACGGGTTCATCTACGCCGGGTGGGAGGGCAACCCACCGGCCGACCCGCGCTGGCGCGCCGCGCTGCTGGACCGGCTGCACCGCACCGTCGAGCGCGACAAGAACCACCCCAGCATCGTGATCTGGTCCCTCGCGAACGAGAGCTGGGTCGGCGACGGCATCACCGAGATGCGCGCCTGGCTCGAGGAACGCGACCCGTCGCGCCCCGTGCTGTACGAGCGCGACCCGCGATACCGCGACTCGGACTTCTACTCGGTGATGTATCCGTCGCTGGAGCTCCTCGAGCAGATCGGTCGCCGCGAGGAGCCCCGGGGCGGACGACTCGGGATGCACGGCCTCGTGTTCGACGACGACGACGAGGACGAGACCGAGTCTGCGGGCGCGGACGCGGTCATCGACGCCGATGACGCGCGACGTCGCAGCCTGCCGTTCCTGCTCGTCGAGTACGCGCACGCCATGGGCAACGGTCCTGGTTCGCTGCAGGACTACCAGCGGATCATCGACGCGCATGAGCGGCTGTGCGGCGGGTTCATCTGGGAGTGGATCGACCACGGCTTCTCCGCAGTCACGGACGACGGCGTGCCGTACATCCTGCACGGCGACGACGTCGAATCCGAGCCGAAGGGCGGGCGCTTCAGCCTCCACGGCGTCGTGTTCAGCGACCGCACGCCCACCCCCGCGCTGACCGAGATCGCGAAGGCCTACGCGCCGCTTCGGATCGAGATCGCCGACGCGATCGAGATCGTCAACGGCCGCCACAGCGCCGACACCTCCGACCTCGTCTTCCGCTGGACCATCGAGGTGGACGGCCTGCCCGCTGACGAGGGGATGCTCGAGCTGGCCCCGCTCGCCGCGGGGCATCGGACGAGCCTCGATCTGCCCGCTGCGGCATCCGCTCCTGGCTCCGGCCCCGCCGTGCTGACGGTCGAGGCGGTGCTCGCGGCCGGCACGCTGTGGGCGCCCGCCGGTCACGTCGTGGCATGGGGTCAGGCGCTGCTCGCGGAGCCCGAGCCCAGGCCCGGGCGCCCGCCCGTGCCGGAGCCGGATTCCGTCGAGACCCGGGCTTCTGCCCGAGACGCGGGTGCACGCGACCAGTCTCGGCGCGACGGCCGGCTCTCGAGCCTCGGCGGCGCGATCGTCGTCGGGGACGCAGCGTTCGACGCGGCGACCGGGCGCCTCCATCGACTCGGCGGTCTCGAGCTCGACGGCCCATGGATCGACGTGCACCGCGCACCCACCGAGAACGATCACGGGCAGGGCTCGCTGAACGACCTCGCATCGGTCTGGCGCGGAACGGGTATGGATCGGATGCTGCATCGCACCGACTCCGTCGAGCACGGCGACGGCTGGCTGCGCTCGAGCGGACGCACCGCACCGACGACCCACCCGCACGGCGTGACGTGGTCGATGCTCTGGCGCGCCGACGGCGCCGGAGTCGTGCTGGATGTCGAGGTCGACTTCACCGGACCCTGGGCCGACACGCCCTACCTGCACCGCGACATCTGGGTGCCTCGGGTCGGTCTGCTGCTCTCGCTTCCGGGTGGGTTCGATCGGGTCGAGTGGTTCGGGCGCGGACCGGGTGAGACCTACGTCGACTCGTACGAGGGATCACGGATCGGCCGGTTCGCCCGGACGATCGACGAGCTGCAGACGCCGTACCCGGTGCCGCAGGAGAACGGCAACCACGTGCAGACGCGGTGGTTGTCGCTCTCCGGCGAGGGGATGCCGGGGCTGCGGGTGGACGGCCGACCGCAGTTCGACTTCACCGCACGCCGATGGACCTCCCTCGACCTGCAGCGCGCGGCCAAGCCGCACGAGCTGCGCGACTCGGGCCGGGTGTGGCTGAACCTCGACTCCGCCCAGCAGGGCGTCGGCTCGGCATCGGTCGGCCCGGCGCTGCCGGAGCGGTACCGCCTCCCGCGGGAGCACACCGCGTGGTCGCTTCGTATGCAGGTCGACCCGCGCTGA
- a CDS encoding nucleoside hydrolase translates to MLINDPRRRRVLIDSDVANEADDQFALVHALLSPTLDIRGIIPAHFGTKRTNESMRASRDELNRILELMDMTGVVTVADGAPAALPSETEPVDSPGARLIIDEARRPDAGPLFIAFLGPLTDMASALLLAPDIADTDTTVIWIGGAPYGDIEFAGTWPEFNLRNDIASANVVFASGLTIWQVPSNVYRLVNVGYAELRRRVEPHGAIGPYLAQGVVDFNTAHNPVPIESRSLGDSPAIALMIEPFSGNMRIQPPVRFTADGRYEAAEEGGEVRVVEQMDVRFLLEDMFAKIAEFGESGRSAD, encoded by the coding sequence ATGCTCATCAACGATCCCCGCCGACGCCGCGTCCTCATCGACTCCGACGTGGCCAACGAAGCCGACGACCAGTTCGCTCTCGTCCACGCCCTGCTCTCGCCCACACTCGATATCCGCGGCATCATCCCCGCGCACTTCGGCACGAAGCGCACGAACGAGTCGATGCGCGCCTCGCGTGACGAGCTGAACCGCATCCTCGAGCTCATGGACATGACGGGTGTGGTCACCGTCGCCGACGGAGCGCCCGCGGCGCTGCCGTCCGAGACGGAGCCGGTGGACAGCCCGGGCGCTCGCCTGATCATCGATGAGGCTCGCAGGCCCGACGCCGGGCCGCTGTTCATCGCCTTCCTCGGGCCGCTGACCGACATGGCCAGTGCGCTGCTGCTCGCCCCTGACATCGCCGACACCGACACGACCGTGATCTGGATCGGCGGGGCGCCATACGGCGACATCGAGTTCGCCGGCACCTGGCCGGAGTTCAATCTGCGCAACGACATCGCCTCCGCCAACGTCGTGTTCGCGTCGGGCCTGACGATCTGGCAGGTCCCGTCGAACGTCTATCGTCTGGTCAACGTGGGCTATGCCGAGCTGCGACGTCGCGTGGAGCCGCACGGCGCGATCGGCCCGTACCTCGCCCAGGGCGTCGTCGACTTCAACACGGCGCACAACCCCGTCCCGATCGAATCGCGGTCGCTTGGCGATTCCCCAGCCATCGCGCTGATGATCGAACCGTTCTCGGGCAATATGCGGATCCAACCGCCCGTGCGCTTCACCGCCGATGGACGGTACGAAGCGGCCGAGGAGGGCGGTGAGGTGCGCGTGGTCGAGCAGATGGACGTGCGCTTCCTGCTCGAGGACATGTTCGCCAAGATCGCCGAATTCGGCGAGTCCGGACGATCCGCGGATTGA
- a CDS encoding aldo/keto reductase: protein MHQPVFDDITVGTSPLGRDTRPGSPEEADAVATAIALLTGPFARVDTSNAYADGRSEEVLGTALAAVRERGERTTAEIVTKVDADPRTGAFDRDRVLRSYEESLARLGLERIGTLHLHDPYSVTTDQAFGPGGAVEGLRELRDAGAVDAIGIAAGPVPLMREYVATGMFDALLTHNRFTLVDRSASVLLEDARRRGMRTYNAAPFGAGILASGATPGATYGYRPAGAALTEWVERAERACAAHGISLRAAALHFSLRSPLVDSTVVGVSSPERLEQLVALRDVVVPDELWVELEGLGTAPSPLSDGEDAA from the coding sequence ATGCATCAGCCCGTGTTCGACGACATCACCGTCGGAACCTCGCCGCTCGGCCGCGACACGCGGCCCGGATCCCCCGAAGAGGCGGACGCCGTCGCCACGGCGATCGCACTGCTCACCGGCCCGTTCGCCCGCGTCGACACCTCGAACGCATACGCCGACGGACGCTCGGAGGAGGTGCTGGGAACGGCGCTCGCCGCTGTCCGTGAGCGTGGTGAACGGACCACGGCCGAGATCGTGACCAAGGTCGACGCCGACCCGCGAACCGGCGCATTCGATCGCGATCGCGTGCTGCGCTCGTACGAGGAGAGCCTCGCGCGCCTCGGACTGGAGCGGATCGGCACACTGCACCTGCACGACCCCTACTCGGTGACGACCGACCAGGCGTTCGGGCCCGGCGGGGCGGTTGAGGGGCTGCGGGAGCTTCGAGACGCCGGCGCGGTGGACGCGATCGGGATCGCGGCCGGTCCGGTGCCGCTGATGCGCGAATATGTCGCGACCGGAATGTTCGACGCGCTCCTGACCCACAACCGTTTCACGCTCGTCGACCGCTCCGCGAGCGTCCTGCTCGAGGATGCGCGACGACGCGGGATGCGCACGTACAACGCGGCGCCGTTCGGCGCCGGCATCCTCGCCTCCGGCGCCACGCCGGGCGCGACCTACGGCTACCGCCCCGCCGGAGCCGCGTTGACCGAGTGGGTCGAGCGCGCCGAGCGAGCCTGCGCGGCGCACGGCATCTCGCTGCGAGCCGCTGCGCTGCACTTCTCGCTGCGCTCGCCGCTGGTCGATTCGACCGTCGTAGGAGTCTCCTCGCCGGAACGGCTGGAGCAGCTGGTCGCACTGCGCGATGTCGTCGTCCCCGACGAGCTCTGGGTCGAGCTGGAGGGGCTCGGCACCGCCCCCAGTCCGCTGTCGGACGGGGAGGATGCCGCGTGA